The DNA window GAAATGTGTCGTGATGCGGCGCTGCTGTGTGTCAGAGATTTCGTCCACAACCAGAGCGACAGGTACGACCGACCCATCAGTAGAACCTTCTCAGAACCTTCAGGttctttatcaatgatcagagttctaccttcagactgggaatatctccagagttcaaggtccttgaagtccatagaggagaacgtCCTCTGGAGAATATTCTAGAGTAGACGGACTGACAACTGGGCCAGTTGTCAGTccgtctactctagaactttctccagttgtcaggaTTTcaactctagaactttctccaggtgtcggtaggtctactctagaactttctccagttgtcggtaggtctactctagaactttctccagttgtcggtaggtctactctagaactttctccagttgtcggtaggtctactctagaactttctccagttctcggtaggtctactctagaactttctccagttctcggtaggtctactctagaactttctccagttctcggtaggtctactctagaactttctccagttgtcggtaggtctactctagaactttctccagttgtcggtaggtctactctagaactttctccagttgtcggtccTACAAACAATCATTAGTTCCATGGATGTGTTTCTGATAATCCACCAGAGAAACTTTAAAAGGTCATTGTGGGTGAACTTTATTGTTGGCAGGAGGTTTTTCATCTGGAGAAGTTTATTTTTCTCCAGTTGACTCATTTCATCTCGTCAGAATGTAGAACTGGATCTCCTGTTGAGGAGTTAAACCCTGATGGAGTCTAATGAAGGTGTTTCTGTTGACCTTTTAGGACTGAAAACTGTCAATGAGaatctgaaacaaacaaacaaatgtgatGGTCCTTCAGATCCTTGTGGTATTTGCTGATGAATATGGGTTATCGATCGGTTCTAATCTGTGTTATTGATCTCTCAGTGCTTCAGAGGACTTCATCCGTCCCATCCGTCAGTCCGACCTGCAGAAGGCCATTGGTAAGATGAAGAAGTCCAAGTCGGCTGGCGGACACGGCGCTCTGCTGCACGCTGCTCTGGACTGATCGCTGCCGCGGGTTCCATCCCCGACTGCCGGGTTCTCCGTGTGCCGCCGCttcgtgtttttatttctgcagccaACCTGTTGGCGGCACTCTGCTTCCACAACCAGCCGTGGAAGAATCCAGAACTCTGCAGCCCACAGGACGGTTCCTCCGCCTCCACCAGAAGCTCAGAACCTTTGACCCACATCTGAGACGCTCTGAGGGGTACCCAGGAGACTcagctgctgttgccatggagacgcCTCCATCCTCAGCGGTGATGTCAGACTTTTAAACCTGCGACTCCCCGATCAGTAATCAATACGGTTATTTATCAGcaaataaacaggaaaaatcctaaccaggtttttatttatcaGAAATTTAGTTTAATTATGTGGAGCTCAAACAGTTTAATGTTCTCTAAATTCTGAGCAGAACCACGGCTTTAATGTGGGTTCTGTTTCCTAAAGGGTTCATTAAtcagaacaataaaaatgtgctttaaaagaacaaacctGCATTTAAACGTCCTTCACTGGAACCCATTTCCACTTCAGAGTTTTTACTTTATTCTCCTTTAAACTGGGCCGCCGCCCGGTTCTCCTGTTTTAAAGTGTTTACTGTGAAAAATCAAGACGTAAACGTGTCTGTTTCTCATCAAGTGTACTTTTTCTCCAGTTCTGTTGGACAGGAACCAGGATCATTAATGTTTAGTTTGGTtctggaaaagagaaaaactgaaagatgACGAAGTTCCAGAATCTTCAGgagggttttttattttattggctGTGAGTTATGATGTAAGACCTGCTGGATGATGTAATAAACTGCTTGAAACGGGACTGATGATGTCATTGGTTTAAATCAGACAAATGGAAATAAAACGTCGTTCACAGGAAGAAAAACTTACTCTGAAAACCTTTCATTGAAGCCGTccaccagtaaaaccagtttggttaaccctggtgtcgtcctgtgggtcaaaatgacccagtttaagcttgaaaatgtgggaaaaaacacattttctgatgtccacatttaacatttttggaattgtaaaaatgtttaagaacgttcacataaaaatcaaccaaaatccagtgaatttcgctggattttggttgatttttatgtgaacgttcttaaagaaaatactagaagttttactgacatatgtaaccacaacagatatttttttggaagatttttactcattttttgaaaatattcacaagaatgttcttgccaaatttgggggattttttaaaaataaaacttttcaggaattattggaattttcttcctgaagattttgcaaattttctgaaatttgggaaattttttttgctgagtttttggattttttttcagatgaagaCACTGaattttttggtgctgtaaatgaggacaacaggagggttaaagaaaccTGCAGAAGTCACGATTTTGGCTCAAAGATAATCGATCAAAAAGACCGAAAACCGTCTGAAGATGAGAGAAATTTGACCAAAGTTACTCAAAAATGTTCTGGAAGGACAAAATgagtttgttcaaaatgattaatAAAATAGTCCAcaactcaaaaactgtccagaatGAACGTAAACAAACTGAAGTGTGAAAACTTTTTATTAAAGCTGTtcaccagtaaaaccagtttGATCAAAGAAACCCGCAAAAGTCACGATTTTGGCACAAAGACGTGGAAAACATCTGAAGATCAGAGTCATGATAAAAGGTGAATAAATTAAGGATGAAGCTGCTTCCTCCATCAGCTCCAAGGCAATAATTAAGACTAACAGCACCACTCCTGGTCTGCTCCACCTGATCTACTGCAGGTTGGATCTTCTCTGAGCTTCTAGACGTTCTCATCCTGCTTTAGGTTCCTTCAGTTCTGCTGCTTCTAACCGAAGAAATCCTGAATCTACAGAGTTCAGTTGGAGAAACAAATCCTTTAAAGACCAGGATTTAAATTACAgaagaaaaactgtctgaactAAAACCCACAGCAGGTCAGAACATCATCTCATCTTCAGAAATAAACCAGCAGTACGACGACGATCcgccagaaacaaaacagaagaaccTCCAGATTTAAACCTCCATGAGGAACCAAACCTGAGCCTGAAACCACTTCATCAACTCCACTAAAGATAAAACGATTCTGTAAGAAAGATTCTCATCACAGCTACTGGAGATagaaaacatctacaggaaGAGAAGACCTCAGTCCAGAGAAGAACATCTGAGGAGACCTCAGTCCAGAGAAGAACATCTGCAGGAGACCTCAGTCCAGAGAAGAACATCTGAGGAGACTTTAGTCCAGAGAAGAAATTCTGAGGAGACCTCAGTCCAGAGAAGAACATCTGAGGAGACTGTAGTCCAGAGAAGAACATCTGAGGAGACCTCAGTCCAGAGAAGAACATCTGAGGAGACCTCAGTCCAGAGAAGAACATCTGAGGAGACTTTAGTCCAGAGAAGAACATCTGAGGAGACCTCAGTCCAGAGAAGAACATCTGAGGAGACCTCAGTCCAGAGAAGAACATCTGAGGAGACTTTAGTCCAGAGAAGAAATTCTGAGGAGACCTCAGTCCAGAGAAGAACATCTGAGGAGACTTTAGTCCAGAGAAGAACATCTGAGGAGACCTCAGTCCAGAGAAGAACATCTGAGGAGACTTTAGTCCAGAGAAGAAATTCTGAGGAGACCTCAGTCCAGAGAAGAACATCTGAGGAGACTTTAGTCCAGAGAAGAACATCTGAGGAGACCTCAGTCCAGAGAAGAACATCTGAGGATACATGATGGTTTAGGTTTTATAAATAGATTATTTTCCATAATTCTGTTTCTGCAGGACTTCAGCTGAAACATGAGACACTGGAGTTCAGACTGTGATTGGACAGTGGCCGTGAGGGGGTGGGGCTTGGTCCAACAGGTGTGTTAAGGCCATGGTAGTCCGAAGGTCGGGGTCCTCAGAGCTCGGGGCCCTCAGAGGTCGGGGCCCTCAGAGGTCGGGGCCCTCAGAGGTCGGGGCCCTCAGAGGTCGGGGCCTTCAGAGCTCAGGGCCCTCAGAGCTCAGTGTTGGGGCCCTCAGAGGTCGGGGCCCTCAGAGGTCGGGGCCCTCAGAGCTCAGTGTTGGGGCCCCGGCCCCCGGACCTCCCCTCACACTCCCTGTGGAAGTCGCAGCCGTCCAGCAGGTGGCGGTAGGCAGCCCGGACGTCGCGGTACAGCGGAGCGTCATCCTGCAGCCCCGGGAATCGAACCGGTGACTCGTtgaccagcagctgcagccgcGGACCTCGCTGGCAATCGAACAGTATGAATAGCAGGTTGGCGGCGTACGGGACAATCTGACTCGTCCGGAATGTCCGACCTGAGATGAGACAGGAGAGTTCAGACCAAAGGCAACGATTCAGACACGTCCCGCTGAGGATCAGCAGCTCCGATATCAGCCCTTATCAACTCATTTTAACAAAAACTTTTAGatattatttgttgttttattcaaaTCTTTCAGAAACATTGTTCAAGAGTCCGACTTACATTATTTCCAGACCTTTCTTCAGTATTTTAAGTTTTTCAGCTATTTTCTTACGATTTTCAAGGCTTTATTAACATTTTGAGACATATTTTCAGgtattgtgttcatttttctgaGAGGTTTCAATTCCTTTCAGTGATTTATTATTCttcttccagatttttttttttactgataccattattttcaacacattttatttctcttttagaGACTTGTCACTCTCTGGTCTCTGATTGGACGTAGTGGTTATGGGCGGGGCTTGCATACCGTGCTGTGATTGGTAGTTGCTGGCTGTGGGCGGAGTCTGGTCCTTGTAGAGTCCCAgcagggagaggagggggaggagcgtCTCAGCGTGACCCACCAAGATGGAGGCCGGCTCCGGAGACGCATCGGTGGACCTGAAGGACAcgatcaatcagtcaatcaccCAATCAATTGATCAGTCAATCAATCGATCAATTAGTCAGCCATCAATCAATCAgctgatcaataatcagtcagccaatcagtgaTCAGCTCTGATGGACGATAGAAAGGTCACCGACCTGCGAGGACGTCCGGCTTTATCGAGAGTCCTGAAGACGTGATGGAAGAGCGGACAGCTGGACAGACCGCTGATCACATGACCATGAGAGCGTTTCCAGTACTGTTTCAGGTCTGACTGGTACTCCAGAACCTGCAGACAAAAACCAGGGAGAAGTAAACCCGTACACCTGCAGACCAGGCCGAGGAAGAAGTTAACCCATAGTCCTGCAGACCAGACTGAGGGAGAAGTAAACCCGTAGACCTGCAGACCAGACTGGGGGAGAAGTTAACCCGTACACCTGCAGACAAGACTGAAGGAGAAGTTAACCCGCACACCTGCAGACAAGACTGAGGGACAGATTTCTCCATAACCCTGATATCTGGCTCTTCTATTAGTTCTGGAAACCTTCAGATGTTCTGATCAAACCTGGACCAGCTCTGAACCATTCAGTGTTCCACATTaatcagaacaaacagaaacgTTGCGTTAATGTGTCGAACCTTAGCATCGCTCTCGTCAAACAGGAAACACCACGGAGAATGGACGGACCTGATGGACAGCTCGTAGGAACACAGGAAGAAGGCGGCTTCCACCAGATCTACGGCAGGAACACAGGGACAAACTTCAGTTCTAGAACGTCTCCATCCTCAACATCTGCTCACATCTACCAGATGTTTATCAGGGGCTATTTTAGActgtttccagatgtttatcAGGGACTATTTTAGActgtttccagatgtttatcAGGGACTATTTTAGActgtttccagatgtttatcAGGGACTATTTTAGActgtttccagatgtttatcAGGGACTATTTTAGActgtttccagatgtttatcAGGGACTATTTTAGgctgtttccagatgtttatcAGGGGCTATTTTAGActgtttccagatgtttatcAGGGACTATTTTAGgctgtttccagatgtttatcAGGGACTATTTTAGActgtttccagatgtttatcagagagatttgcatttttctgtgtgtcagtgtgtgtagaTACTATGTGTATAATGTTCATATTCTGTGTGTATATTGTGTCTATATAGTGTATAATATGTATAATGTGCATATGCTGCATACTGCGTGTAAATACTGTGCATatagtagggctgggcgataaatcgaattaattcgattaattcgcctttttaaaaccttgaaaatttgccaaatcataaaatcgaggcgagcttaaatatataacaatacagattcttcttctgcctttcaccacttgtgcactggcgtttgcttccacctctcatctccttccaccaaaacgctcacacccccgtcatggtggacagaacagcagatgaagagttggtcgccagaaaagggcctcatgttacatcgattatatggaagtggttcggctttgacaagactgacacagaacaaactacagtcatgtgcaaggtttgctaaagtactgtgaaaacgaagagtagcagcacaactaacctctttcagcacctcggacagaggcatcctaaagaatgggaagagtgctgcatggctagcactagccatagcaaacagaccacaaagaaacaacaaaaatccattaaaatcgtaatcatccaagatgactaaaaaaaaaaacaatcgagattttattttttggccatatcgcccagccctagtatatagtgtgtattgtgtgtattgtgtgtacaTAGTGTATATATACTGCATACCTGGTGTGTACTGTGTGCATGCACTGTAGACTGTGTACATAATGTGTATATAGTGTGTATACTGTATACCTGGTGTGAGGCGGTGCTGAGGAAGGCCCAGCCTCTCAGCTATCCTCCTCCGGACagcctccatctcctctccaTGTTGGAACTTCTCCACCTCCATCAGCGCCGTGCGGTTGTTCTCCACGCCCTCCACGTAACCACGGCAACGCTCAAAGAAGCGCATCAGCTCGTCATCCAGCTGGTGGTCGTACTCTGGAGGAGCGTCTGGAGCAAGAACATCAGTGAACATCAGAACCAGAGCCAGCGTTTCCCAGCATGCCTCAGAGCCCCTCCTCACCGTGGCGACCGCGGCGCCGCAGCCCGTCCTGGAACGCCTCCACGCTGCTCACACACCGGTGCTTGGAGCTGCTGATGAAGGACACCATCCTCTTCCTCACGTTCTCCTCCGACAGCAGAGACGGAAAcaagacggacagacggacggccAGGTGGAGGAGGTCCTCCCTGCCCTTCATCACCAGCTGACCTGAGGAGGAGcaccctcatcatcatcatcatcatcatcatcatcaccaccttCATCACCATTATCATCACCAAACACTtttatatttgtaatatttactGTAGTACTTTAACAGTATAACTGTAATATTGACTGTCATATTTACTATAGTACTTTAACTGTataactgtcatatttactgtagtACTTTAACAGTATAActgtaatatttactgtcatatttactgtagtACTTTAACAGTataactgtcatatttactgtagtACTTTAACAGTataactgtcatatttactgtcatatttactgtagtATTTTAACATTGTATCTGGAGACTATCCTGGGACTATCTGGCGGCTCACGGTGCGCAGGTCTCCGGGTCTCTCACCGTCCATGTCCTCGGTGTACCAGGCCTCCCAGCGGCTCTGGATGTCCCGCAGCCAGCCCTCGGAGCCTCTGGCCGCCTCGGTCCGGACCAGCTCGCTCAGTCTGTGGATCCTGCGGATGTTCTTGACGGTCGGGTAGCGGCTGCCGTGGCGGATGACGGCGGTGAGGTGGACCGGGGAGCAGCGCTCGGTGGGCGGCGGCATCAGGACCGACATGTTCACGGACAGAACGTCTTGCAGCAGCCGCGGGTTCACGTCCTCGTACCGGGTCTTGGTGCCGAAGTACGCCGCGATGTGCGGAATGTCTGCCGGTGAAGAGCCGGAGAGGCGGCCGAGGAGCAGGCAGAGAGCCCCCGGTAAGAGCACGGAGAGCATGTCGGAGCGGAGCGGGGAGGAGAGTACCGGTTACCGGAGGAGGGTAACCGCAAGCTGGAAGACCTGACACCGGAGGCGGGTAACCgtcttctgcttttctttgctgCTGTGTTGATGTTCCGGTTCTGGGACCTTTGACCGGAACTTCCGCCTCTCAGCGGCCGAACAAAAACCTTCCCGGAGTTGATAAATCCGCCGTTTCCCTTCAATCTGCAGCGGAAGATAAAGTAGTTCCTTTAAAAGAGGTCGAACCGAGGCTCCACAGAGACACGGGGTACGTTAAAACATCCGTTAGTTTCTGTAGTTTCTCAACAATCACCGAAACCGTTTCAAGTTACACAAGAACACAACAACTTCCGCTGAGGGaagccaaaataaaagctttgcGTGTCAAGTCAGCGTTTTGAAGCTTCCTGTGACCAAACATGAACATTTGTCCTCCTCTTTCAAACAGATGTGCTTTTTGTGGAGTTTTACCCTGAGCTCCATAATATTTAATTATGTACTGTGTACttcttaaagacaaaaatgtcaacactgAAAATTAGACTCCAAACGACATTTCAGATTTCTAAATGTCATCTGTGTTTTAATGAGAGCTAACTGCTAACAGGAGCTGTCCAGAGCTGCTAAAGTCAAAATTTAGAAGTTGttgaaatgaataataatgagcAGTAAAACCAGGAAGATTCACTGTGAGGACAATACACACTTTGTCTCTTTAGCTTAACATGGTGCAGTATTTCAGGAACTAAAATGTTAGTCTGtcttagctagctagctagctggctAACATGTAGGCAGCTATGAGCAGTTGTTTTAGCTGCTGTCTGTCTTATTAAATGTACATGCAGCACTTTGATCAGCTGCACTCATTTTAAAAGGTGCTATTAAACAGATgtaatcatagactgtatataaacatatatagAGTCTATGGATTTGATCTGTGGCAGAAGCTAACTTTAGCTTCCTTTATTCCACAAGCTAACATGAGCATTAGCTTAAAAGTAGCTCCCCATTTTATCTTGTgatgtgaaaatatgaaataagcTAATGTGTGTATTAACTGAACAGAAGATGAAGTCCTGCAGTTTccaaattcaaatttaaaacataataaaGCTAAAGTTGAACCAAACATGGAGGACTTTAAATGACAAAGTCTCCAAAGTTACCAAAACGTGTCAGACTGTCTGTGATCATTTCAGGTTCATcatgaaaatcagacacaaagacaaagtgACTCCATCACATGGCTCCAGTTTCCTGTTTATTGATTCACATCAAACCTCCACCAAAGTTGATTTTCCAGCCAGCAGCTGCTCACATTCACCATCACCTGACTGCTTTAGTTACTGTGCTGGCAGCTGATGCAACCATCAGACCACCAGTTTGCTTCTAAGATTAGATGAGATtacatgacagaaaacagcacgCAATGTTCTGCTGTGGATTGGTCCTGAAGGTTTACTTTACAGGACGGATCTTCATGCTGATGGTCTTCAGGGAGTAGTCATAACCCTTCCAGGTGGACCATTCCACTCCAACTGCATAGAGGGTCCCATCTGCCCCCCAGCGATAAACACCATTAGGGTTTGTACTGTGACAGGCAGTGTACCAGAACGCCCCCAGGAATAGTCTGGCACAGTTCCCTCCACCAGAGTCCTGGTCTTTGTCGAAGGTGGAGAACCTCTGTCCATTGTGAGTACTCAGAGAGTCTCCTACAGAGAGGTCAGAGGGTTAGATGATCATCAGACTTCTGAAGGTGACAGAGGTGATAACTGGACAGAAACACATTCAGCTTCCATATTTTCTACTAAACCAAATAAATGCCATCAGCGTCCTGCTCTGAGCTCGTATCCAGGCTCTTACTGACTCACCGGCGCTCCCGTTGGTGAATCCAGACACATGCAGGGCGTAACCGTCACACTCGCCGTCCACGGAGAACGAGGAGTATCGGGCAGATGCTTTCCTCCCATCAAAGTCCTCCATGTCCACCAGCAGCTCGTAGCGTCGCTGCCGTGTCAGCTGGTGGATGTTCTCCAGACCTGCACACACACCGGATATTTACACTTGTAGTCCAGGTGTTTTCTGAGGAACAGTCACCTGAGTTATTGATTCAGTCCAATACTGACATTAAAGTAGGAAAACTCTTCAACAGACCTTTATGTCCAGAAGACATAAAGAGTGACTGCACTCAGACTGTGGAGGCGGTTTGGTTTTGGAGCTTCAAGACTCACTGTTGTCTTTATGGTTGgattgtgtatctttgtggtagttttgtatCTGTGTGGTAGTGTTGTGTATCTTTATGGTAGTGtagtgtctctttatggtagtgtagtgtgtgtttgtggtcattgtttCTCACCCAGCCAGTACTCTCCAGCAGGGTTACCGAAGCCCTTCTTGTACTGGTCCCAGGGTCTGTAGAAGTTCAAAGCCTGCTCTGGAACACCTGCAAACACAAAGCATCTGCTTTAATGTGAacaaagctgctgctctgcctcAGCGTCTTCATGTCTCCATCTTCTAGTCTTTAGAACTTTACTGATTAGAATCTGACTACAGGTGTGTGGAACATATGAGGGCAGAACAGAACCTCAGAGAACACTGAGAGAACACTGAGAGAACCAAGGTTCCACCTTTAAGGTGGCTTCTGGTCAAACACTCACCGTCCAATGTCCTCCGTCTGACTTCTCACAACgcacctgcacacaaacacaacatcccTTCAGGAGAACCACACTGCAGACAAATGTTGACCCACAATGATTAGACAACCGACAGgaagcacagacagacagcaggaggaacCTTTGTGGgagtgttgtgtgtctttgtggtggtgttgtgtgtctttgtggtggtgttgtgtctctttgtggtggtgttgtgtgtctttgttgacCTCTTCCTAACGTTCCATCAGGTTTTCATCCTCATCAGATCATGTTAAAGTGAATGTGAgtctttcatgtgtttgtgtgttgaagGTGGAGCAGCGTCCAGACAGGTGAAGCGTACCTTGACACCAGGTTTGGATCCCGTGGGGTAGATGGTGTACACTCCGCTGGTTGTTTTCTCGTTGTGTAGCTGGATGTAGGAGCAGTCCGGCGGCAGCTTCTTGGTCTTTGTGCAGCAGGTGAGCAGtggagcgaggaggaggaggctcaccgacagcagctgcagatgaagcaggttTCAGTGTGGAGGCAGATTCACAACACAGACAGCTGAGTCCAGGTACACACTTACCTTCATGGTCAGAGGTGTTGATGAAGACCTGGAACAGAAATGATCAGAGACAACGTGAGGAAAACTGCAGCCGGCCTTTACTCTGGAAGATGTGAGTCTGAACGTGTGCAGGTTTCCTGTTTGTAGAAGCTCCTCAGATGAAGTGGCTTTTATTTCCACGTCGTCATCAGTAGAAAGTAGAGGATgaaccaaacacacaacagcagagcagctccacCACAGCATTTCTATTGTGGTTCTAACAGGTTTTAACAGACCACCATCCATCGGCCGTAGAGCTTTCACTCTGCaacaactccaaatcttaccaagtctgtttgtcttatttttagtccaaatgtctcatcccacttgatttcagataaattcacttcagaggcatttcagcagatggagggacgatgcatcttaaatatcttcgatcaaacaatcttgaaatgaccttgttttaagttgtattttacaagaaacaaggttcattttacttttcataCAGTTTTCCAGCTGAGCTGTTATTTGCAGAAACTACACAATCTGGATTTAAGAAATAAACTCAACGTGATTCAAGTAAAAACCTTTTTTTGGAAAATGCCAGTTAGTTCAGATTGTCAAGTTTGCTAATGTGTTGCtgcaaattcaaaaataaattgaTTTCAATTCTACACTTGTTTACTTGGTGTGGAGTTATTTATAAATGAGGGAATAAGAACCACAGTCATATTTACAACTAATGTATTTTCAACCAACTGTATGCAGACGGATACCTTAAAATACCTTAGAGTCATGTCACTGTAATACAAcctaaaataagtaaaatacaCCTTAAATTTTTTACTCAACATGAATGTTTTAAAAGCAAATGTCTACTTTTGAattaaaaacagctgcttttggGCAGAGCTGGCTTTCCCTAAAACACAATGAATGCTTTCAAAACATGACTAGATATTAGGATTCCAGCTACCTGTGAGAAGACATATCTGAAAATACTTCAGTTAATCTTTGTAATCTTTTTTCAAGTACAAGATTATCTTAAATCTGGAGAATTACCGCTATAATAcaattcaaaataaatttaatacgtctcaaattaggaggtttcatgaaagaaaaaatctatttatgagtgaaaaactgcgatttttagcatgtctggcttattttaagatggtaaaatataacttaaaatgaattttctcagataatttta is part of the Acanthochromis polyacanthus isolate Apoly-LR-REF ecotype Palm Island chromosome 19, KAUST_Apoly_ChrSc, whole genome shotgun sequence genome and encodes:
- the LOC110947641 gene encoding microfibril-associated glycoprotein 4-like, with protein sequence MKLLSVSLLLLAPLLTCCTKTKKLPPDCSYIQLHNEKTTSGVYTIYPTGSKPGVKVRCEKSDGGHWTVSQALNFYRPWDQYKKGFGNPAGEYWLGLENIHQLTRQRRYELLVDMEDFDGRKASARYSSFSVDGECDGYALHVSGFTNGSAGDSLSTHNGQRFSTFDKDQDSGGGNCARLFLGAFWYTACHSTNPNGVYRWGADGTLYAVGVEWSTWKGYDYSLKTISMKIRPVK
- the LOC127531028 gene encoding multiple inositol polyphosphate phosphatase 1-like; this encodes MLSVLLPGALCLLLGRLSGSSPADIPHIAAYFGTKTRYEDVNPRLLQDVLSVNMSVLMPPPTERCSPVHLTAVIRHGSRYPTVKNIRRIHRLSELVRTEAARGSEGWLRDIQSRWEAWYTEDMDGQLVMKGREDLLHLAVRLSVLFPSLLSEENVRKRMVSFISSSKHRCVSSVEAFQDGLRRRGRHDAPPEYDHQLDDELMRFFERCRGYVEGVENNRTALMEVEKFQHGEEMEAVRRRIAERLGLPQHRLTPDLVEAAFFLCSYELSIRSVHSPWCFLFDESDAKVLEYQSDLKQYWKRSHGHVISGLSSCPLFHHVFRTLDKAGRPRRSTDASPEPASILVGHAETLLPLLSLLGLYKDQTPPTASNYQSQHGRTFRTSQIVPYAANLLFILFDCQRGPRLQLLVNESPVRFPGLQDDAPLYRDVRAAYRHLLDGCDFHRECEGRSGGRGPNTEL